One segment of Rosa chinensis cultivar Old Blush chromosome 6, RchiOBHm-V2, whole genome shotgun sequence DNA contains the following:
- the LOC112173103 gene encoding U3 small nucleolar RNA-associated protein 18 homolog isoform X2: MQANDENGDGKEMSLDVMRVDKRKKQRNEVDEKDAVEQEKEMKKLESFLFGSIHAPVEFGKEDEDEAGDAVDNGSSLFFVDRSANNVLSVDEDDGEVLEEETKQRKAVWEDDEEAKANVNIARVNRLRKLRKEEDESLISGSEYVSRLRAQHVKLNPGTEWAQLDSEPRNNIYSDDESSDDEDRAVVARGYKDVGAVDDLLRTNEDLVVKSSSKLLPGLLEYSILTDANAEEPSNGPINSVQFHRNAQLLLTAGLDRRLRFFQIDGKRNAKIESIFIDDCPIRKAAFLPDGSQVIIAGRRKFFYSFDLVKAKVDRIGPLVGREEKSLEVFEVSPDSSTIAFVGNEGYILLVSSKTKELIGTLKMNGTARSLAFSEDGKQLLSSGGDGQIYHWDLRTGACFHKAVDEGCINGTALCTSPNGKLFAAGSDSGIVNIYNREEFLGGKRKPIKTVENLTTKVDFLKFNTDSQILAICSSMKKNSLKLVHVPSLTVFSNWPPQKKTLHYPRCLDFSPGGGFMAMGNAAGKVLLYKLHHYHDA; this comes from the coding sequence ATGCAAGCGAATGATGAGAATGGAGATGGCAAAGAAATGAGTTTGGATGTTATGAGGGTGGACAAGAGAAAGAAACAGCGCAATGAAGTTGATGAGAAAGACGCGGTGGAGCAAGAGAAGGAAATGAAGAAGCTGGAGAGCTTTTTGTTTGGAAGCATTCATGCGCCAGTGGAGTTTGGGAaggaggatgaggatgaagcGGGAGATGCAGTGGATAACGGctcttctttgttctttgtGGATCGTTCTGCAAATAATGTGCTTTCtgttgatgaagatgatggagAAGTATTGGAAGAGGAAACTAAGCAAAGGAAAGCTGTCTGGGAGGATGATGAAGAGGCAAAGGCCAACGTGAATATTGCCAGAGTTAACAGATTAAGGAAGCTGAGGAAGGAAGAGGATGAGAGTTTGATTTCTGGTTCTGAGTATGTTTCAAGATTGAGGGCTCAACATGTTAAGCTGAACCCAGGAACGGAGTGGGCTCAACTTGATTCAGAGCCAAGGAACAATATATATTCGGACGATGAATCATCAGATGATGAAGATAGGGCAGTAGTGGCCCGTGGCTACAAGGATGTTGGAGCTGTTGATGATCTCCTTCGAACAAATGAGGATCTTGTTGTGAAGAGCAGTTCAAAACTGTTGCCTGGGCTTCTTGAATATTCAATACTGACAGATGCTAACGCAGAGGAACCTTCTAATGGTCCTATAAATTCGGTGCAGTTTCATAGAAATGCTCAGTTGCTTCTGACTGCTGGATTGGATCGAAGGCTTAGGTTTTTCCAAATTGATGGAAAACGGAATGCTAAAATTGAAAGCATATTCATCGATGACTGTCCAATTCGGAAGGCAGCCTTCTTGCCTGATGGCTCTCAGGTTATTATAGCTGGAAGGAGGAAGTTCTTTTACAGCTTTGATTTAGTGAAGGCCAAAGTTGATAGAATAGGACCCCTTGTTGGTAGAGAGGAAAAAAGCTTGGAAGTTTTTGAGGTTTCCCCTGATTCTAGTACAATTGCCTTTGTGGGCAATGAAGGATATATCTTGTTGGTTTCCTCTAAAACAAAGGAATTGATTGGGACACTGAAGATGAATGGAACTGCTCGTTCTTTAGCTTTTTCTGAAGATGGGAAGCAATTATTGAGTTCTGGCGGAGATGGACAGATTTACCACTGGGATTTGAGAACAGGAGCTTGCTTCCATAAGGCTGTTGATGAAGGTTGTATAAATGGCACTGCTCTGTGTACATCTCCAAATGGAAAACTGTTTGCTGCTGGTTCAGACAGTGGGATTGTCAATATCTACAACAGAGAGGAGTTCTTAGGGGGCAAGagaaaacccatcaagacagtCGAAAATCTCACAACCAAAGTAGATTTTCTCAAGTTCAATACTGATTCTCAAATACTGGCTATTTGTTCGAGCATGAAGAAGAACAGCTTGAAGTTGGTGCATGTTCCATCATTGACTGTGTTCTCTAACTGGCCTCCGCAAAAGAAGACCCTGCACTATCCCCGGTGTTTGGACTTCAGTCCTGGTGGAGGTTTCATGGCCATGGGAAATGCTGCTGGAAAAGTGTTGCTGTACAAGTTGCATCACTACCATGATGCATAG
- the LOC112173104 gene encoding glutathione reductase, chloroplastic: MASCSLSTTISSYPSLQTLLFPKKLPSFLSLPQTLTSPHLRSASRRRASSTRAQSDDNGADSSRHYDFDLFTIGAGSGGVRASRFASNFGAKVAVCELPFAAISSDTTGGVGGTCVLRGCVPKKLLVYASKYTHEFDDSIGYGWKYETEPKHDWSTLMANKNAELQRLTGIYKNVLKNANVTLVQGRGKVVDPHTVDVDGKLYSARHILISVGGRPFIPDIPGSEYAIDSDAALDLPDKPGKIAIVGGGYIALEFAGIFNGLRSDVHVFIRQKQVLRGFDEEIRGFVSEQMSVRGIEFHTEESPQAILKSADGSFSLKTNKGTVGGFSHVMFATGRRPNTKNLGLEEVGVKIAKNGAIEVDEFSRTSVPSIWAVGDVTDRVNLTPVALMEGGALAKTLFLNEPTKPDYRAIPSAVFSQPPIGQVGLSEEQATEQYGDVDIYTSNFRPMKATLSGLPDRVFMKLVVCAKTNKLLGLHMCGEDSPEIVQGFAVAVKAGLTKADLDATIGIHPTAAEEFVTMRTPTRKIRKNPPSQEKPSDVKAAAGV; the protein is encoded by the exons ATGGCGAGCTGCTCTCTCTCCACCACCATCTCTTCCTACCCATCACTCCAAACCCTCCTCTTCCCCAAAAAGCTTCCATCTTTCCTCTCTCTTCCCCAAACCCTAACCTCCCCTCACCTCCGCTCCGCCTCCCGCCGCCGCGCGTCCTCCACACGCGCCCAGTCCGACGACAACGGCGCCGACTCCTCCCGCCACTACGATTTCGACCTCTTCACCATCGGCGCCGGCAGCGGCGGCGTCCGCGCCTCCCGCTTCGCCTCCAATTTCGGCGCCAAGGTCGCCGTCTGCGAGCTCCCCTTCGCCGCCATCTCCTCCGACACCACCGGCGGCGTCGGTGGCAC GTGTGTGCTTCGTGGATGTGTGCCCAAGAAGCTACTGGTTTACGCTTCGAAATATACACATGAATTTGATGACAGCATTGGCTATGGGTGGAAGTACGAAACTGAGCCGAAGCATGACTGGAGCACTTTGATGGCTAACAAGAATGCTGAGCTGCAGCGCCTCACTGGTATTTACAAGAACGTGCTCAAGAATGCTAATGTCACTTTGGTCCAAGGCCGCGGAAAG GTAGTGGACCCGCACACGGTTGATGTAGATGGCAAGTTGTATTCTGCTAGACATATACTAATTTCGGTTGGGGGGCGACCGTTTATCCCTGATATTCCTGGAAGTGAGTATGCAATAGATTCTGATGCTGCTCTTGATTTGCCTGACAAACCTGGGAAAATAGCAATAGTTGGTGGTGGATACATTGCCTTGGAGTTTGCTGGTATCTTCAATGGTCTGAGGAGCGATGTCCATGTGTTTATACGCCAAAAGCAAGTTTTGAGGGGTTTTGATGAAGAG ATTAGAGGTTTTGTTTCTGAACAGATGTCTGTGAGAGGGATTGAGTTCCATACAGAGGAGTCTCCACAGGCTATCTTAAAATCAGCTGATGGTTCATTTTCCCTGAAAACTAACAAAGGAACAGTTGGAGGGTTCTCACATGTTATGTTTGCAACAGGGCGTAGACCTAACACAAAG AATTTAGGATTGGAGGAGGTAGGGGTGAAAATCGCCAAAAATGGAGCAATAGAG GTTGATGAATTCTCTCGTACATCGGTTCCCTCAATTTGGGCTGTGGGAGATGTTACAGACCGAGTGAATCTGACTCCAGTTGCTTTGATGGAAGGAGGCGCATTAGCAAAAACACTTTTTCTGAATGAGCCCACAAAACCTGATTACAG AGCGATTCCTTCTGCTGTGTTTTCCCAGCCACCCATTGGGCAAgttggtctttctgaagaacag GCTACAGAACAATATGGTGATGTTGATATCTACACATCAAACTTCAGGCCCATGAAGGCCACTCTCTCAGGGTTGCCAGATCGAGTCTTCATGAAACTTGTAGTGTGTGCAAAGACAAACAAACTTCTGGGTTTGCACATGTGCGGAGAAGATTCACCCGAAATTGTTCAG GGGTTTGCAGTTGCTGTTAAAGCTGGCTTGACAAAGGCAGACTTAGATGCCACGATAGGTATTCACCCGACAGCCGCTGAAGAGTTTGTCACAATGAGGACTCCTACTCGGAAGATCAGAAAAAACCCTCCGTCTCAG GAGAAGCCATCTGATGTGAAAGCTGCCGCTGGTGTTTGA
- the LOC112171545 gene encoding uncharacterized protein LOC112171545: MDALENCLLLYWQIWKNRNDVLFKDSGFSPASVVHALASFYAAYMTHNPRSATTSNSLSEVIKWHRPPENLVKLNFDGSVSSSNLAAAGFVIRNYFDDPIVAGSRSIGSSTVPLAECTTLKDGLLAAKQFNLGHILVEGDSSLIINCVNLQCEDPWMLNSLLKDIASIANSFANIDLSVFHSPIAYQSTRSSNMGSIYVPVYCTSGITS; the protein is encoded by the coding sequence ATGGATGCTTTGGAAAATTGTTTGCTTCTTTATTGGCAAATATGGAAAAACCGTAATGATGTTTTGTTCAAGGACTCGGGGTTCAGTCCGGCTTCTGTAGTGCATGCTTTAGCCTCCTTTTATGCTGCCTACATGACCCATAATCCCCGTTCTGCTACGACTTCCAATAGCTTAAGTGAAGTCATTAAATGGCACCGGCCGCCTGAAAACTTGGTCAAGCTCAACTTTGATGGGTCTGTTTCTTCTTCTAACCTGGCTGCTGCGGGCTTTGTTATTAGAAACTACTTTGATGACCCCATTGTAGCTGGTTCGAGGTCAATTGGATCTTCAACGGTTCCTTTGGCTGAATGTACAACTCTAAAGGATGGCCTGTTAGCTGCTAAGCAATTCAACCTGGGCCATATTTTAGTGGAGGGTGACTCGTCCCTAATCATCAACTGTGTCAACCTCCAGTGTGAAGATCCTTGGATGTTAAATTCTCTCCTCAAAGACATAGCTTCTATTGCTAATTCCTTCGCAAACATTGATTTGAGCGTTTTTCATTCCCCTATCGCGTACCAATCAACACGGTCATCAAATATGGGAAGTATTTACGTCCCGGTTTATTgtacctcggggattacgaGCTAG
- the LOC112173103 gene encoding U3 small nucleolar RNA-associated protein 18 homolog isoform X1, whose protein sequence is MSLILQNIPSAFKSNKSKREVPDEPAFMQANDENGDGKEMSLDVMRVDKRKKQRNEVDEKDAVEQEKEMKKLESFLFGSIHAPVEFGKEDEDEAGDAVDNGSSLFFVDRSANNVLSVDEDDGEVLEEETKQRKAVWEDDEEAKANVNIARVNRLRKLRKEEDESLISGSEYVSRLRAQHVKLNPGTEWAQLDSEPRNNIYSDDESSDDEDRAVVARGYKDVGAVDDLLRTNEDLVVKSSSKLLPGLLEYSILTDANAEEPSNGPINSVQFHRNAQLLLTAGLDRRLRFFQIDGKRNAKIESIFIDDCPIRKAAFLPDGSQVIIAGRRKFFYSFDLVKAKVDRIGPLVGREEKSLEVFEVSPDSSTIAFVGNEGYILLVSSKTKELIGTLKMNGTARSLAFSEDGKQLLSSGGDGQIYHWDLRTGACFHKAVDEGCINGTALCTSPNGKLFAAGSDSGIVNIYNREEFLGGKRKPIKTVENLTTKVDFLKFNTDSQILAICSSMKKNSLKLVHVPSLTVFSNWPPQKKTLHYPRCLDFSPGGGFMAMGNAAGKVLLYKLHHYHDA, encoded by the coding sequence ATGAGTTTGATATTGCAGAATATCCCCTCGGCTTTTAAATCCAACAAGAGCAAAAGGGAGGTTCCCGATGAGCCTGCGTTTATGCAAGCGAATGATGAGAATGGAGATGGCAAAGAAATGAGTTTGGATGTTATGAGGGTGGACAAGAGAAAGAAACAGCGCAATGAAGTTGATGAGAAAGACGCGGTGGAGCAAGAGAAGGAAATGAAGAAGCTGGAGAGCTTTTTGTTTGGAAGCATTCATGCGCCAGTGGAGTTTGGGAaggaggatgaggatgaagcGGGAGATGCAGTGGATAACGGctcttctttgttctttgtGGATCGTTCTGCAAATAATGTGCTTTCtgttgatgaagatgatggagAAGTATTGGAAGAGGAAACTAAGCAAAGGAAAGCTGTCTGGGAGGATGATGAAGAGGCAAAGGCCAACGTGAATATTGCCAGAGTTAACAGATTAAGGAAGCTGAGGAAGGAAGAGGATGAGAGTTTGATTTCTGGTTCTGAGTATGTTTCAAGATTGAGGGCTCAACATGTTAAGCTGAACCCAGGAACGGAGTGGGCTCAACTTGATTCAGAGCCAAGGAACAATATATATTCGGACGATGAATCATCAGATGATGAAGATAGGGCAGTAGTGGCCCGTGGCTACAAGGATGTTGGAGCTGTTGATGATCTCCTTCGAACAAATGAGGATCTTGTTGTGAAGAGCAGTTCAAAACTGTTGCCTGGGCTTCTTGAATATTCAATACTGACAGATGCTAACGCAGAGGAACCTTCTAATGGTCCTATAAATTCGGTGCAGTTTCATAGAAATGCTCAGTTGCTTCTGACTGCTGGATTGGATCGAAGGCTTAGGTTTTTCCAAATTGATGGAAAACGGAATGCTAAAATTGAAAGCATATTCATCGATGACTGTCCAATTCGGAAGGCAGCCTTCTTGCCTGATGGCTCTCAGGTTATTATAGCTGGAAGGAGGAAGTTCTTTTACAGCTTTGATTTAGTGAAGGCCAAAGTTGATAGAATAGGACCCCTTGTTGGTAGAGAGGAAAAAAGCTTGGAAGTTTTTGAGGTTTCCCCTGATTCTAGTACAATTGCCTTTGTGGGCAATGAAGGATATATCTTGTTGGTTTCCTCTAAAACAAAGGAATTGATTGGGACACTGAAGATGAATGGAACTGCTCGTTCTTTAGCTTTTTCTGAAGATGGGAAGCAATTATTGAGTTCTGGCGGAGATGGACAGATTTACCACTGGGATTTGAGAACAGGAGCTTGCTTCCATAAGGCTGTTGATGAAGGTTGTATAAATGGCACTGCTCTGTGTACATCTCCAAATGGAAAACTGTTTGCTGCTGGTTCAGACAGTGGGATTGTCAATATCTACAACAGAGAGGAGTTCTTAGGGGGCAAGagaaaacccatcaagacagtCGAAAATCTCACAACCAAAGTAGATTTTCTCAAGTTCAATACTGATTCTCAAATACTGGCTATTTGTTCGAGCATGAAGAAGAACAGCTTGAAGTTGGTGCATGTTCCATCATTGACTGTGTTCTCTAACTGGCCTCCGCAAAAGAAGACCCTGCACTATCCCCGGTGTTTGGACTTCAGTCCTGGTGGAGGTTTCATGGCCATGGGAAATGCTGCTGGAAAAGTGTTGCTGTACAAGTTGCATCACTACCATGATGCATAG